A DNA window from Hordeum vulgare subsp. vulgare chromosome 1H, MorexV3_pseudomolecules_assembly, whole genome shotgun sequence contains the following coding sequences:
- the LOC123433719 gene encoding uncharacterized protein LOC123433719, with protein MASISIPRSVPSRTLGRLHPTGLRRRPSTANAIPDAFAATPDLLAPHPISRILLVIASQRRLSLAAVAREMDLHPLEHNHRGETAAAILLRAGHRRRRLRRESSWWRQGNHSRAAVAAVAVLLPLFFDRHSPQASADAEGRERQGEGDAQAGQERVEQEQQGV; from the coding sequence ATGGCCTCcatctcgatccccagatcggtgcCATCGCGAACCCTAGGTCGCCTCCATCCCACAGGCCTTCGCCGCCGTCCCTCCACCGCGAACGCCATCCCGGATGCATTCGCCGCCACCCCGGATCTTCTCGCCCCCCATCCCATCTCCCGTATCTTGTTGGTCATTGCCTCTCAGCGACGGCTATCCCTAGCGGCAGTTGCACGAGAGATGGATCTTCATCCTCTCGAACACAACCACAGAGGCGAGACGGCCGCCGCCATCCTCCTTCGCGctggccatcgtcgtcgtcgtctccgTCGCGAATCTTCTTGGTGGCGGCAAGGAAATCACTcgcgcgccgccgtcgccgccgtcgccgtccttcTCCCACTCTTCTTCGATCGCCATTCCCCACAGGCGAGCGCGGACGCAGAAGGCCGGGAGCGCCAAGGCGAAGGCGACGCCCAAGCGGGCCAAGAAAGAGTCGAGCAGGAGCAACAAGGAGTCTGA